One Natrinema longum genomic window, GAGTGCCGACGCCACTTACGACGCTGGTACCGACCTCTACGCCAGCGCATCGGCAGATAGCTCCGGCGAAACCACCTTCGAAAACGTAGACATCACTAGTCTTGCTGCAGACGACTACAACGTCTACGCGGTTTCGGGTAGCTCGAGTGCTACTGCCGAACCAGGCGATGGTGACAGTCTCGATACGGACTGGTCCGACGTCGAGAACGTCGACGAACTGACCGTCGAGGCAGCCAACTACGAGGTTTCGAACATCGATGCACCACCGTACGCACCGTACGGTGCGGACATCACGGTCAACGCGACGATCGAGAACACCGGTGACCTCGAAGGAGATCAGACGGTCTCCTACCACGTAACTGGTGAAGGAAACGGTGCAGGAGCCCTTACCTTCAATCAAGATGACGAGAAGGACTCCCAGAGCAACGTCGTGATCTCGCCTGGCGAAGAGGCGAACGTTGAGTTCGTGCCGAACACGGGAGACGATGCCGTCTTCAGTGGCGCTGAGACTGACGCCAACAACGACTACGGTCACGGTGTCGCCACGGACGACGACAACGCTGGAACAGACCTGACGATCGCAACGGACAACAGCGGGACCGTGAGCACTGACGTCGTCAATGCTGACACCCGTGAACCCGTCGCGGATACTACCGTCAACATCTACGATGCTGACGACTACAACGCGGACCCGTCCACTGCAGTTCCGCTCGACACTCTCACGACTAACGACGACGGATTCGTCCGCTTCGAGGGCCTCGCTGTTGGTCCTGATCAGGGTAGTTCGTACGACTACGTCGTTGAAGCAGAAGGGAGCGACCTCCTCGTCTCGAACACCCGTACGGCTTCGCTCTACACGCCGGGTCAAACTGGTGACAGCGTCGAAGTCGAACTCGAGAGCGACGAAGCGCCACAGGAGATCGGCATTGGCGTCTTCGACGAAGAAGAGCAGGAAATCGTCAGTAACGAGACGACGCTCCTCGCAGACGGAGAACTCGACAACACGCAGACGTACGTCGTCTACTCGCAGACACAGAACGACGACGACCGCGCTGTGAACCGCGACGTTACGGTCGACCTCAGCACTGCTGAACTCGAACCTGCTGGCTTCGACATCGCTAGCTTCCTCGATGCGCAGGGTGACTCCACGAAGGACCTGACCGTCACGATCAGTCCCGACAGCCCCGAAGGCAACATCGACGACAATGCCGCGACGGGCAACTGGTCGTACGAAACGTTCGACGTGAGTGCTGACTACGCCAACGAGAGCAACATGACGGACGGCGACATCCAGCCGATCGTCAAAAACCTCATCGACGGCGAAGCAGTCTCCGGCCTCGACGATGACGCCACTGCAGACGACTCGAGTGCTGCGGCTAACGTCACGTACGTCCTCGAGGGCGACGAAGTCGTCACCGGTGAGATCCGCGACGGCGAAACCCAGGAGCCGATCGAAGACGCTAACGTCTGGGTCGCCTACGACGGACAGGTCGACCAGTCCTACGATTACATTAACGAAACCTTCGTTAACGATGAGGGAGACTCCTTCCTGACTGCCGAGACCAACGAGGACGGCGCTTACGTCGTCAGCGGTCTCGCCGGTGAGCAAACGGACTTCAACCTCTACGTGTCCTACAACGACCAGTACGACCAGATCAACCTGTCCTCTGAGGCAGCCGGTCAGTTCGTCGCTGGTACGGACCAGAACCTGAACACTGGCGATCCAAACGACCAGGTGACGCAAGACGTCGCTATCTTCCAGGAAGACGTCGTCTTCGACTACCGTACGAACGTGTACGTCGAAGAGGATGGCGAATGGGTGAACGCAACGTCCCTGCCGCTCGACGATACGACCAACGTTCAGATCGTGACCGAGCGCAACCCACAGACTGGCGACGACGAGTGGAGCCCCGCTCCGGGTCAGGACGTTGAGCTTACCACCGACGACGGTACCGTCGGCGCACTCGACGCCACCAACCTCACGACCGACGATAACGGTACGGCGATGACGACGTTCGTCGGTGGCCCGAACACGGGCGTCACTGACATCAACGCCACTACCGAGAACTCCGAAGACACGGAGTTCACCACCGACGAGAACCAGAACGCCGAAGTCGAAGTCTTCGGCGTCGGTCAGATCACTGGCGACGTTGTTGACGCAGACGACAACAACATCCCCGGTGCAAACGTCGAACTCTACGTCTGGAACGCAACCAGTCAGGAGTACGACCTCGTTGGCGAGCGTGAAACTGGTGCCACTGGTTCGTACGCGTTCACGGACCTCCGAACCGGTATGGACTACCGCACTGAAGCAACGTTCAACGGACAGACTGGTTACACGATCGACGAGAACCTCCCGCTCGGGACGACTAACGCTGACATCGTGATCGAGGGTGTCGAGGCCCCCGAAGGCTTCGCAGTCTCCGATCTGGCTGCACCTGCGGACGCAGCCCAGGGCGACACGATCACGGTGACGGCGAACGTCACTAACACCGGTGCCGAGAGTTCCACCAACACGGTCGACTACACGTTCGACGGTGCAGTCGTGGACTCCACCGATGTCACGCTCGATGCTGGAGAGAGTACCACGGTCGAGTTCGAGTACACCGTCGACGCCGAAGCTGGTGACTACGAGCACGGCGTCTCGACGTCGCTCAACGACCAGACTGCTACGCTGACTGTCACTGAAAACGACGGTAATAACGACTTCGACGTGTCGCAGTACGACACGAACGATAACGGCCAGATCGATATCAACGAAGTCCTTACCGCAATTCAGGACAACAACAACGGTGACATCGGCACGACCGACGTGCTGACCGTCCTTCAGGCGTACAACACCGACCAGGAAGTCTGAAATCGCTCAGACTCTCCAGTCGGCTCGCGAATTGAAATCTAGCTTATTTTTTGACGGCCGCTGAACGACTACTTATAAGTCAATTGCTATTCACTCCGGCGACTACATATTGGCGTTCGAAATACGTTATTAACCCCCCGCTTTCACCAACTGTTACTAAGAGGCGCTATACTGTGCGTCTACACCAGTTATTAATACCTCTCTACCGCTCGGTGAATGATCTATTTATAAACATAACAGGGGAACACAAAGCATTTAATAGATGGTGCGCAACCAACGTCTGGAGTAGCATGACAACTACAAGAAAACAACTTATCGGGATCACACTGTCGCTGATGATGGTGCTATCCGTGTTCGCTGCTGTGCCGGTTTCGGCACAGGAGTCGGGCGCGAATGCATCTCTCGACGCGTCAGTCGATGATGCGACTGTGGCCCCTGGCGAAGAAGTAGAGATTACCTATACCCTGGAGAATACTGGGGATGAGGACGGAACGGCAACTGGTATCGAACTGAGCGAGCTTCCCTCCGATTGGGACGTGACGTCTGACAGCAGCGACTGGCAGAGCGGTTCCCAGTCGTGGCTCAGCACGTCCGAAACGGTCGCCGCTGGCGAGTCCTACGAGGTCTCCGCAACGGTTACCGTTGACGACAACGCTGCTGACGGAGACTACGACATCGCTGCAAACGGCTTCGTGACGCCGGACTCGAGCGATGACTCGACCGTCACGATCACCGTCGACAGCAGTGACGACGGCGACGACGGCGACGACGGCGACGACGGCGACGACTCCGACGAGAATGACTCCGACGATTACGACGTGTCCTTCGAGGACACGTCCGACCTCGCCGGTGACCTCGTCTGGAGCGGTCAGGAAGTCCGCGTTGGCGGCTTCGACGCTGGCGACACCGTCGTGCTCCGACAGAGCACTGGTGACAGCTCCTCCGACCCAGCAAACCAGCTGACTGCTGACGAGGACGGCTATATCACGTTCGACACCAGCGGCGAGGACACGGGTCAGTACTTCATCAACGACCGGGACAACATGTTCGACATCCTGGTCCAGGAGTTCGACACCGCCGAATTCGAGGCTGACACCGTCGACGACACGACCGACGACTTCGAACTCGAGTTCGAGTCCCGGCGTGCTGCCTACAACATCAACGTCTCTGCCGACGGTCTCGACGTCGATGAACTCGAGCACATCTTCGGAGACGACTTCGATGTCTCGGAGACGTACGACGATGACGAGATCGTCACGCTCGAAGGCGTCGAGGACGACACGTACGAGACGAACTTCACGAACATCGACGACGACGAGTACACCTTCGACTTCGAAGTGACCGACTCGACCGCCGAAGCCTCGGACACGGTCAACGTCACCGAAAGTGATGGTGCCGACCGCTCGATCGAGGGCAACCCGACCGGTGTCCAGGGTGACAACGTCGTCATCCCGATCGACACTGACGGTACCGACGCCAGCGTCATGCAGGTCGGTGACCACGTGGACAACAACTACGAAGTCGGTCTCGACATCGACTCCTCGGACCACGACGAGGACCAGTTCGGTATCTCGATGAACACCTACTTCGCTGGCACCGACGAGCTCGGTGACGACGAAGCGAACGTCTTCAACCCGATCTACCTCGAGGGCGAGGACGCAGGTGAGACCATCGACGACGTCGACGTCGAAGTCGCGTACACGAACATCACCGACGACGGTGACGGTCCGCTCAGCGACCGTCTCGGCGACGGTGACTACCTGGTCAACATCGGTAACGACTGGGAGTCCACCCCCGAAGACAACCACGCTGAAATCGACGACGAACAGGACACCGGCTTCGTGTTCCTCAACGAGCGAACCGCACCCGGCGAGATCGCGACTCACACCGCACCGAACAGTGACTCCGTAGACAACCTCGAAGACTTCGAGGACGAAGACACGACGGTCACGCAGACGTCGACCATCGCGCAGGAGGACCACCTCCTCGTGACGGTCGAGGATCTCGGCATGACCGGCGTCTTCGCTGACACGAATAACGGCGACGACGTCACCGAGGAGCTCGCCAACGCAGGCGTCTCCTTCGAGATGGAGCAGGAAGACCCCGGTACGAACCGGGATCCACAGATCCTGAACCTCACGGGCGATGACGACGCCGACCAGCTCGACGTCGTCGCGGTCAACGGTGACTCCACGGATTACAACGGCAGCCAGCTCATCCTCGTCGTCGAGGACGCTGGTAACAACCTCATGTGGGACGACGAGGATTACATCGCGAACCTCACCGTCACCGAGGACAACCCGTACATCGACGACGAGGACGACGAAGTCTCCTCGGAAACCACGGTCACGCTCGAAGAGCGTAACATCGAGTGGACCGACAGCGCTGAAGAAGTGCCCGCAACCGATGGTGCAACCATCGAGGGTGACACGAACGTCGCCCCCGGCACGGAACTGCGAACGCGTGTCCGTGCGGAAGGGACCTTCACCGACACCGCTGACGGAATGGTCATGAGCGATGACGGTGACCGGCACTTCGTCGCCGAATACGACTTCGGCGACTACGAGCCCGGGACTGAGTTCACGCTCCGCGCAAGCGACGTTGTCTCGAACAACGGCGCTGGCGAGAACGAAATCGACTCGGTCCTCATCGCGGCGACCGAACCGCAGCCGTTCAACTACGACGTCGCCACCGACCCGGCCGAACCCGTGGCTGGTGACGACGTGAGCGGTACGGTCACTGCTGAGAACACCAACAACGACACCGTCTCCGAGAACGTCCAGTTCGTCTTCGACGGCGACGAACTGTACAACGACACCGTCGAACTCGAGGGCGGTGCCTCCGAGACGATCGTCGACGCAACCCTCCTCGAAAACGCTTCGGCTGACGACTACGAGTGGGAACTGATCGTCGACGGCGAAACCCAGCAGGACGGTACGCTGACGGTCGCCGAAGACTCCGGCAAGGACGATTCCGGCTCGAGCGACTCCGGCTCGGACGACTCCGGCTCGGACGACTCTGGCTCGGACGACTCCGGCTCGGACGACTCCGGCTCGGACGACTCCGGCTCGGACGACTCCGGCGACGACACGACGCCCGGCTTCGGTGTCGGCGTCGCTCTCGTCGCGCTGCTCGGCGCTGCCATGCTGGCACTCCGCCGTCAGAACTAAGTCGTAACACTACCGGCTCACGCCGGCCCTGATATTCGCGGTTTTCTTTTATCGACCGTTACACGATTACCGGCAGGTCTCCCGATCGAGTCGACCGTTGACGAGGTCTGGTTCGAAACACGGTCACTGCCGTCCGCAGCCCGTGGATCACGGGTGGGCTGTACGATGAGTCAATCGATGAGTACGGAGTCGAGTGCTCAAACGGGACGCGCTCGGTAGTGGAGTCGTCGCCTCCGTACGGAGGCCGGTCGGTCTTGCGAGCACACCGAGGTGTGGACTAGTACCGTGCGACGAATAGAGGTCCGTGGATCCGGACTCACGATCCGGTGTAGTGGTCGTTCGCGAGCTACGGTCTTCGGGAGCGCCCAGTTCTCCGGAGCGTCCGAACGCGACGGCGGACCGTAGAACCCCGACCCACACGCTCGAGCGCGCGGCGATAGCGGAGAAGAGTTAGTCGTCTGCGGCAGCGGCTTCCGCGTCCGCGACGCTCGAGTCGGCTCGCTCGAGGTTCTCGAGGTATTCGTCGGCGTCCAGTGCGGCTTTCGACCCCATCCCGGCGGCGGTCACGGCCTGCTGGTAGTGATAGTCGACGACGTCGCCAGCGCCGAAGATGCCGGGGACGTCGGTTTCGGTCTGGCCGCCACCCTCGCCGCCCGTGGTCTTCAGGTAGCCGTCGGCGTCGGTTTCGACGCCGGTGCCCTCGAGATAGTCGGTGTTGGGCGTGTGGCCGATCGCGAAGAAGACCGCGCCGACGTCGAACTCGAACTCCTCGGTTTCGGGGTCGTCGAGGCGGTCGGTGGGGTGGCCCTGCTCGTTTTCGACGAGGGTGACGTGGTCGACGCCCTCCGCCTGGGAGCCGTGGATCTCGATCAGTTCGGTGTTCTTCATGATCTCGATCTCGCCGCTTTCGACCTTCTCGTGGACGCGGTCGATCCAGTAGTCCTCCGCGCGGAACTCCTCGC contains:
- a CDS encoding surface glycoprotein yields the protein MTRNDKPTYREKGRAVFLTVMMVLSVVAMSAAFAGGAAAAATAVNSDDTASGESDITVTHDASDSNVAYVVSADATYDAGTDLYASASADSSGETTFENVDITSLAADDYNVYAVSGSSSATAEPGDGDSLDTDWSDVENVDELTVEAANYEVSNIDAPPYAPYGADITVNATIENTGDLEGDQTVSYHVTGEGNGAGALTFNQDDEKDSQSNVVISPGEEANVEFVPNTGDDAVFSGAETDANNDYGHGVATDDDNAGTDLTIATDNSGTVSTDVVNADTREPVADTTVNIYDADDYNADPSTAVPLDTLTTNDDGFVRFEGLAVGPDQGSSYDYVVEAEGSDLLVSNTRTASLYTPGQTGDSVEVELESDEAPQEIGIGVFDEEEQEIVSNETTLLADGELDNTQTYVVYSQTQNDDDRAVNRDVTVDLSTAELEPAGFDIASFLDAQGDSTKDLTVTISPDSPEGNIDDNAATGNWSYETFDVSADYANESNMTDGDIQPIVKNLIDGEAVSGLDDDATADDSSAAANVTYVLEGDEVVTGEIRDGETQEPIEDANVWVAYDGQVDQSYDYINETFVNDEGDSFLTAETNEDGAYVVSGLAGEQTDFNLYVSYNDQYDQINLSSEAAGQFVAGTDQNLNTGDPNDQVTQDVAIFQEDVVFDYRTNVYVEEDGEWVNATSLPLDDTTNVQIVTERNPQTGDDEWSPAPGQDVELTTDDGTVGALDATNLTTDDNGTAMTTFVGGPNTGVTDINATTENSEDTEFTTDENQNAEVEVFGVGQITGDVVDADDNNIPGANVELYVWNATSQEYDLVGERETGATGSYAFTDLRTGMDYRTEATFNGQTGYTIDENLPLGTTNADIVIEGVEAPEGFAVSDLAAPADAAQGDTITVTANVTNTGAESSTNTVDYTFDGAVVDSTDVTLDAGESTTVEFEYTVDAEAGDYEHGVSTSLNDQTATLTVTENDGNNDFDVSQYDTNDNGQIDINEVLTAIQDNNNGDIGTTDVLTVLQAYNTDQEV
- a CDS encoding BGTF surface domain-containing protein, with protein sequence MVLSVFAAVPVSAQESGANASLDASVDDATVAPGEEVEITYTLENTGDEDGTATGIELSELPSDWDVTSDSSDWQSGSQSWLSTSETVAAGESYEVSATVTVDDNAADGDYDIAANGFVTPDSSDDSTVTITVDSSDDGDDGDDGDDGDDSDENDSDDYDVSFEDTSDLAGDLVWSGQEVRVGGFDAGDTVVLRQSTGDSSSDPANQLTADEDGYITFDTSGEDTGQYFINDRDNMFDILVQEFDTAEFEADTVDDTTDDFELEFESRRAAYNINVSADGLDVDELEHIFGDDFDVSETYDDDEIVTLEGVEDDTYETNFTNIDDDEYTFDFEVTDSTAEASDTVNVTESDGADRSIEGNPTGVQGDNVVIPIDTDGTDASVMQVGDHVDNNYEVGLDIDSSDHDEDQFGISMNTYFAGTDELGDDEANVFNPIYLEGEDAGETIDDVDVEVAYTNITDDGDGPLSDRLGDGDYLVNIGNDWESTPEDNHAEIDDEQDTGFVFLNERTAPGEIATHTAPNSDSVDNLEDFEDEDTTVTQTSTIAQEDHLLVTVEDLGMTGVFADTNNGDDVTEELANAGVSFEMEQEDPGTNRDPQILNLTGDDDADQLDVVAVNGDSTDYNGSQLILVVEDAGNNLMWDDEDYIANLTVTEDNPYIDDEDDEVSSETTVTLEERNIEWTDSAEEVPATDGATIEGDTNVAPGTELRTRVRAEGTFTDTADGMVMSDDGDRHFVAEYDFGDYEPGTEFTLRASDVVSNNGAGENEIDSVLIAATEPQPFNYDVATDPAEPVAGDDVSGTVTAENTNNDTVSENVQFVFDGDELYNDTVELEGGASETIVDATLLENASADDYEWELIVDGETQQDGTLTVAEDSGKDDSGSSDSGSDDSGSDDSGSDDSGSDDSGSDDSGSDDSGDDTTPGFGVGVALVALLGAAMLALRRQN